A window of Pseudomonas monteilii contains these coding sequences:
- a CDS encoding phosphoglucomutase, which yields MTLSPLAGKPAPSSVLVDIPRLLTAYYTHRPDASVATQRVAFGTSGHRGTSLESSFNEDHVLAITQAICLYRQAQGIDGPVFIGADTHALSAPAAASALEVLAANGVQVRLSKDDEYTPTPAVSHAILCYNRDRQQGLADGIVITPSHNPPQSGGFKYNPPNGGPADSDVTKWIEAKANELLAAGLDGVKRMDYAQALVAPTTQRHDYIAHYVEDLQHVIDFDVIRQANLRLGVDPLGGAGVHYWQAIADRYQLNLEVVNTEVDPTFRFMTVDWDGQIRMDPSSPHAMQGLIGLRERFDVAFACDPDHDRHGIVTADGLLAPNNYLAVAIDYLFRHRPQWRADAAVGKTVVSSGLIDRVTARLGRRLHEVPVGFKYFAQGLFDGSLGFGGEESAGASFLRMDGGVWATDKDGLIPALLAAEMTARTGRTPSQAYADLTEALGRPYATRVEAKADPRQKSLLSKLAPEQVTSTELAGEAIEQILSHAPGNDQAIGGLKVMTANGWFAARPSGTEDIYKIYAESFIDEAHLQRLVAEAQVLVDAAIA from the coding sequence ATGACGCTCAGTCCCTTGGCAGGCAAGCCAGCACCTTCCAGTGTGCTGGTAGACATTCCCCGCCTGTTGACCGCCTATTACACCCACCGCCCTGACGCCAGCGTGGCCACTCAGCGCGTGGCGTTCGGCACCTCGGGTCACCGCGGCACCTCGTTGGAATCGAGCTTCAACGAAGACCACGTGCTGGCGATCACCCAGGCCATCTGCCTGTACCGCCAGGCCCAGGGCATCGACGGCCCGGTGTTCATCGGTGCCGACACCCATGCCCTGTCCGCACCTGCTGCCGCCAGCGCGCTGGAAGTGCTCGCCGCCAATGGCGTGCAGGTCAGGCTGTCCAAGGACGACGAGTACACCCCGACCCCGGCGGTGTCCCATGCGATCCTCTGCTACAACCGCGACCGCCAGCAGGGCCTGGCCGACGGCATCGTCATCACCCCGTCGCACAACCCGCCGCAGAGTGGCGGCTTCAAGTACAACCCGCCCAATGGCGGCCCGGCCGACAGCGACGTGACCAAGTGGATCGAGGCCAAGGCCAACGAACTGCTGGCCGCCGGCCTGGATGGCGTCAAGCGCATGGATTACGCCCAGGCCCTGGTCGCACCGACCACCCAGCGCCATGACTACATCGCCCATTACGTCGAAGACCTGCAGCACGTCATCGACTTCGACGTCATTCGCCAGGCCAACCTGCGCCTGGGCGTGGACCCCCTGGGCGGCGCTGGCGTCCACTACTGGCAGGCCATCGCCGACCGTTATCAGTTGAACCTCGAAGTGGTCAACACCGAGGTCGACCCGACCTTCCGCTTCATGACCGTCGACTGGGACGGCCAGATCCGCATGGACCCGTCCTCGCCGCACGCCATGCAGGGCCTGATCGGCCTGCGCGAGCGTTTCGACGTGGCCTTCGCCTGCGACCCGGACCACGACCGCCACGGCATCGTCACCGCCGACGGCCTGCTGGCCCCGAACAACTACCTGGCCGTGGCCATTGACTACCTGTTCCGTCACCGCCCGCAGTGGCGCGCCGATGCGGCGGTGGGCAAGACCGTAGTCAGCAGTGGCCTGATCGACCGCGTCACCGCGCGGCTGGGGCGTCGTCTGCACGAAGTGCCGGTCGGCTTCAAGTACTTCGCCCAAGGGTTGTTCGACGGCTCCCTGGGCTTCGGTGGGGAAGAGAGCGCGGGCGCGTCGTTTCTGCGGATGGACGGCGGGGTGTGGGCTACCGACAAGGATGGTCTGATCCCGGCGCTGCTGGCGGCCGAAATGACCGCCCGCACCGGACGCACGCCGAGCCAGGCCTACGCTGACCTGACCGAGGCGCTGGGCCGTCCGTACGCCACCCGCGTCGAAGCCAAGGCCGATCCCCGTCAGAAATCCCTGCTGAGCAAGCTGGCGCCCGAGCAGGTCACCTCGACCGAACTGGCCGGCGAAGCCATCGAGCAGATCCTCAGCCATGCGCCCGGCAACGACCAGGCCATCGGTGGCCTCAAGGTGATGACCGCCAATGGCTGGTTCGCCGCACGGCCGTCGGGCACCGAAGACATCTACAAGATCTACGCCGAAAGCTTCATCGACGAGGCGCACCTGCAGCGCCTGGTGGCAGAAGCCCAGGTGCTGGTGGACGCTGCCATCGCCTGA
- a CDS encoding transposase: MTKKYRQFDAAFKLEVCRLIVDQGQSVNSVCMDLSLSDTAVRRWVQQYKAEQLGGPGIGKPLTSEQQRIRQLEQQVRELKMDNDILKKATAFFARELK, from the coding sequence ATGACCAAGAAATACAGACAATTCGATGCTGCGTTCAAGCTGGAGGTTTGCCGGCTGATCGTCGACCAGGGCCAGAGTGTGAACTCGGTGTGCATGGATCTGAGCCTGAGCGACACGGCCGTGCGCCGCTGGGTTCAGCAGTACAAGGCCGAGCAGCTGGGTGGTCCGGGCATCGGCAAGCCGCTTACCAGTGAGCAGCAGCGGATTCGCCAGCTGGAGCAGCAGGTTCGCGAGTTGAAGATGGACAACGACATCTTAAAAAAAGCTACGGCCTTCTTTGCCCGCGAATTGAAGTGA
- a CDS encoding chemotaxis protein, translating to MPLRQLSIQWKITLLAGLCLAAIVTLLVGLSLYRMDHTSDLVKASSTQMLTQAAQARIEAEGTVQAQNIRRQFTEAYHYGAGYVRQVLFLREQASKRGIDARELRQELAALVQNALRGKPELLGLSLVFQPDGLDNQDARFADQAALGSNPQGRFALYWSQPRAGQLTATTLPESDMTDTRVGPSGEPANTWWACPNRTRQVCVSEPYFYEVEGQQVLMTSIVFPLMVADRVMGTLSVDINLNSLQALSEEASRGLYEGRTRVGILSPGGLLAGYSGDASKLATRFDQVDTAQGAELTRLLGEGKPMSLVQDADHLKVLATFAPIPGGKRWGVMLDAPKQVLTEPADALEQELDQLNTQGTWLELALGIGAALLGLLLVWLLARGVTRPILGVAAMLKDIASGEGDLTRRLQYAKQDELGQLAGWFNRFLDKLQPIVAEVKQSVTAARGNAEQSAAIASQTSAGMEQQFRQVDQAATASQEMSATAQDVARSAAQAAQAAREADQATREGLAVIDRTTTGIDALAHEMNSAMDQVGGLARNSEQIGSVLEVIRSIAEQTNLLALNAAIEAARAGEAGRGFAVVADEVRNLARRTQESVEETRQVIEALQAGTHDVVSAMEGSHRQAQDSVEQVNHAVSALQRIGEAVSVISDMNLQIASAAEEQSAVAEEINHNIATIRDVTESLSEQAGEAARVSQSLNGLANQQQGLMDQFRV from the coding sequence ATGCCACTGCGTCAACTGTCCATCCAATGGAAGATCACCCTGCTGGCCGGGCTATGCCTGGCAGCCATCGTCACGCTGCTGGTCGGCCTGTCTCTCTACCGCATGGACCACACCAGCGACCTGGTCAAGGCCAGCAGCACGCAGATGCTGACCCAGGCGGCCCAGGCGCGCATCGAGGCCGAGGGCACGGTGCAGGCCCAGAACATCCGCCGTCAGTTCACCGAGGCGTACCATTACGGTGCAGGCTATGTGCGGCAGGTGCTGTTCCTGCGCGAGCAGGCCAGCAAGCGCGGCATCGACGCCCGCGAGCTGCGTCAGGAACTGGCCGCGCTCGTGCAGAACGCGCTGCGTGGCAAACCCGAGTTGCTGGGCCTGTCGCTGGTGTTCCAGCCGGACGGACTGGACAACCAGGATGCACGGTTCGCTGACCAGGCCGCCCTGGGCAGCAACCCTCAGGGGCGTTTCGCGCTGTACTGGTCACAACCGCGGGCCGGGCAACTGACCGCCACCACCCTGCCGGAAAGCGACATGACCGACACCCGCGTCGGCCCCAGCGGCGAGCCGGCCAACACCTGGTGGGCCTGCCCGAATCGCACGCGCCAGGTGTGCGTGAGCGAACCCTATTTCTATGAAGTGGAAGGCCAGCAGGTGCTGATGACCAGCATCGTGTTCCCGCTGATGGTCGCCGATCGGGTGATGGGGACCCTGTCGGTGGACATCAACCTGAACAGCCTGCAGGCGCTCAGCGAAGAAGCCAGCCGCGGCCTGTACGAAGGCCGTACCCGCGTGGGCATCCTCAGCCCGGGCGGGTTGCTGGCTGGCTACAGTGGCGATGCCAGCAAGCTGGCCACGCGCTTCGACCAGGTGGACACCGCCCAGGGCGCCGAGCTGACGCGCCTGCTGGGCGAAGGCAAGCCGATGAGCCTGGTGCAGGATGCCGATCACCTCAAGGTACTGGCGACCTTCGCGCCGATCCCGGGTGGCAAGCGTTGGGGCGTGATGCTGGATGCGCCCAAGCAAGTCCTGACCGAACCGGCCGATGCGCTGGAGCAGGAACTCGACCAGTTGAACACCCAGGGCACCTGGCTGGAACTGGCCCTGGGCATCGGTGCGGCCTTGCTGGGCCTGCTGCTGGTCTGGCTGCTGGCGCGCGGCGTGACCCGGCCGATCCTCGGCGTGGCAGCGATGCTCAAGGACATCGCCAGCGGCGAAGGCGACCTCACCCGCCGTCTGCAATACGCCAAGCAGGACGAGCTGGGCCAGCTGGCCGGCTGGTTCAACCGCTTCCTGGACAAGTTGCAGCCGATCGTGGCCGAGGTGAAGCAGTCGGTGACCGCTGCCCGTGGCAACGCCGAGCAGTCGGCAGCCATCGCCAGCCAGACCAGCGCCGGCATGGAACAGCAGTTCCGCCAGGTCGACCAGGCTGCTACCGCTTCGCAGGAGATGAGCGCCACCGCCCAGGACGTGGCCCGCAGTGCGGCCCAGGCCGCACAAGCCGCACGCGAAGCCGATCAGGCGACCCGCGAAGGCCTGGCGGTGATCGACCGCACCACCACCGGCATCGATGCTTTGGCCCACGAGATGAACAGCGCCATGGACCAGGTCGGCGGCCTGGCCCGCAACAGCGAACAGATCGGCAGCGTACTGGAAGTGATCCGCTCGATCGCCGAGCAGACCAACCTGCTGGCCCTCAACGCGGCGATCGAGGCCGCCCGTGCCGGTGAAGCCGGTCGCGGGTTCGCCGTGGTCGCCGACGAGGTGCGCAACCTGGCGCGGCGTACCCAGGAGTCGGTGGAAGAGACCCGGCAGGTCATCGAAGCCTTGCAGGCCGGCACCCACGACGTGGTTTCGGCCATGGAAGGCAGCCACCGCCAGGCGCAGGACAGCGTCGAGCAGGTGAACCATGCCGTGAGCGCCCTACAGCGCATCGGCGAGGCGGTCAGCGTGATCAGCGACATGAACCTGCAGATCGCCAGCGCGGCCGAGGAGCAGAGCGCGGTGGCCGAAGAGATCAACCACAACATCGCCACCATCCGCGACGTGACCGAGTCGCTGTCCGAACAGGCCGGCGAAGCGGCGCGGGTCAGCCAGTCGCTCAATGGGCTGGCCAATCAGCAGCAGGGGTTGATGGATCAGTTCAGGGTGTAA
- a CDS encoding integrase, translating into MIHQLVHQLQRKAYPVARVCRVLRISRSRFYEARQQQARPRPACPITARLKATFESTERCYGSRRLLGALRNEGMVIGRFKVRSLMKQQGLRPVWKRKFVHTTNSKHSYPVAPNLLNRQFTPAGVNQSWVADITYIRTRSGWLYLAVVMDLFSRKIVGWAMAPHMRADLVCNALQLAIAQRQPPPGLIAHSDRGSQYAGVAYQSLLARHGMHCSMSRKGNCWDNAVMERFFLNLKMERVWRKDCANHGEAIKDITDYIMRFYNRTRLHSTLGYLAPNQYELKAA; encoded by the coding sequence GTGATCCACCAGCTGGTTCACCAATTGCAACGCAAGGCCTACCCGGTGGCACGTGTCTGCCGGGTACTGCGGATCAGTCGCTCGAGGTTCTACGAAGCCCGTCAGCAACAAGCCAGACCGCGTCCGGCCTGTCCGATCACTGCCCGGCTCAAGGCCACCTTCGAATCCACGGAGCGCTGCTACGGAAGCCGCCGCCTGCTCGGCGCACTGCGCAATGAGGGCATGGTCATCGGTCGCTTCAAGGTCCGCAGCCTCATGAAACAACAGGGCTTACGCCCAGTCTGGAAACGCAAGTTTGTTCATACTACCAACAGCAAGCACAGTTACCCGGTCGCCCCAAACCTGCTCAACCGCCAGTTCACGCCAGCAGGGGTCAATCAGTCTTGGGTAGCTGACATCACGTACATCCGTACCCGCAGCGGCTGGCTGTACCTGGCCGTGGTCATGGACTTGTTCTCGCGCAAGATCGTGGGTTGGGCGATGGCGCCGCACATGCGTGCCGACCTGGTATGCAATGCCCTGCAACTGGCGATTGCGCAACGGCAGCCGCCACCGGGCCTGATTGCCCACTCTGACCGCGGCAGCCAGTACGCCGGCGTTGCCTATCAGAGTCTGCTGGCGCGGCACGGCATGCACTGCAGCATGAGTCGCAAGGGGAACTGTTGGGACAACGCCGTGATGGAGCGCTTCTTCCTGAACCTGAAGATGGAGCGCGTCTGGCGCAAGGATTGCGCCAATCATGGCGAGGCGATCAAGGACATCACGGACTACATCATGCGCTTCTACAACAGGACACGGTTGCACTCGACACTAGGCTACCTGGCTCCGAATCAATACGAGCTGAAGGCCGCCTGA